The nucleotide sequence ATGCCACCTACAGCAGCAGGATCTTTGGTTTCGTCGATGACGTTGAACTTCATACCAACGATACGGTCACTCTGGAGGCACGCTCCATCTCGCGCCTCGGAGAGTCCGACCTCGGCGTAAATGCACAACGCCTGGAGAGCCTCTCCAAGACGGTTGAAACATCGGAAGCTTGAAAAAATAGTCTCTGTCGAGCAATCAATGCTCTAAACCTCACCAGCAAATCAACTGCCGGCACGAACGCATCCTGCTCATTGATGAAAGCCTGAATCTCCAATAGTTCAAGCTGAGATGATTCCAACGTCTCGCGCATAGGTCACAGTGCTCTAAGCATTGACACCAGTCTCAGCTTTATTGGTGGTCGGATCTATTGGAGAACCTGAACTTATCAGCTCAGCATCGATCAACATCAACAGAGTGCGTTGCTCAAAAGGGTTTCAACCTAATACAAACAGCTACACATTAATATTTCGCCTGACTCAATAAAGAATTATTCTGATTTACAGCTTGCCTGGAAGTGCATTGCTATTGAATAAAAAAGCAGATTTGACCGTGCCGTCACGCTTACCTTCTCGTCGCACATTTCTTCGCAATTCAATTGCCGGCATGGCATCGGTGCCATTTCTTACAGAACATTGGTCTCACGCAAGATCCACTCAAAATACACGTCAGAAAAAAATTGACCGCCAGAAGGTACTTGTTTTAGGAGCAGGCATGTCTGGATTGACAGCTGCCTTGGCACTACACAGAGCAGGGCATGACGTGAAAGTCATTGAATATCAAGATCGTGTTGGAGGTCGCTTACTATCCATACCTTTGAAAGGCGGACAATTTTCAGAAGCTGGCGGAGGACATTTTCGCTCAAATATGCCCTACGTTCTAAAATACATCGAGCATTTTAAGCTACCTCTTCTTAGCCTCAATGATGGCCTTCCACGCTATTTGTATGACGGCAAAACAGCAGAATCCGCTTCATTATTCAATTGGCCATTTGATTTAAACAAAAAAGAAAGAAACGTGACTGTTTCCTCTACCTTAAATCATTACCTGTTTTTAAATGGTCTGGATACTGATACCGTCCTTGCCGCTGAATGGCCTGATTTTGATACACGCAAACGGCTTGACAAGCTAACAATCGGAGAGATGCTCAAGCAAGTCGGAGCTTCGGATGCGTTTCTCAAGGTTCTCGACGCCCACGGGGGAACATTTACATCAAGCTCGCCCGCTTTAAGCACGATTCCTGACTTAGCTTACCATTTTGGTGATCAGAATCTTTTTCGCATAAAAGGTGGCAACGATCAATTACCAAAAGCACTAGCTCGAGAGCTTGAAGGGCACATTATTCTTAATTCTCCGGTGGTGGAGATCAGCCAATCCACCAACAAAGTAAACATCCGGGTTGCTGATGGACGTGAGTGGTCTGCAGATCACTTGATAACCACGATTCCATTTACAGTCTTAAAAGACGTTAAAGTGACCCCGAACTGGTCCTCAAGAAAAAGCAAGATGTTTAATGAAATGGAGTGGGATAAAACAGTAAAAGTAGTTGTTCAAACTAAAACGCCAAAATGGCTTAGCCATCATATTCACGGCTGGCCCCTTGCTGGCTCTGATCAACCATGGGAAAGAGTAATTGATATCACGGGCAACGAAGAAGGTGGTTACGGTAATACTTTTTTCTATCTTAATGGTGCAAACGCCGAGCGACTTCTCGCAAGACCACGTGCCATTCGTGCGCAGGAAATAGTTGATATGTTCAGAAAGGATATGCCTGATTTGTTTGATCAAGTAGAAATGATCAAGGAGTTTGCCTGGTCTGAGCAACCTTGGGTCAGAGGTTCCTTTGGCAGCCCTCCTGTTGGGGGAGCTTGGATGATCAACGAATGGGAAAAAGCAGAAGGCCGAATTTATTTTGCCGGCGATTTCACCACGATGAAGAGTGGATGGGTGGAGGGTGCAATTGAATCTGGATTACGAGCCGCGCGTCAAATCGATCCACAGGCAAAACCTGAGGCAGACCCATATTCTTGGCTAAGAACAAACGCGGAAGCCTGTTGAATGGGGGAGCAAAAGTTGTACGGAGAGAGTATGAGGATATTGCATAAACTGCATGATCTCCTATCCATTACGGACGCTCTCAATCCCTGACTCTCGTCGTACAACAAAACATATTGACCCTCCAAGAACACACGCCGATATTGACTTTATTCACCATACATTTCGATAATAGATATTACAACTGGGTGCCTGGTGAGTGGAACAGGTGTTGACTGAAATCAAACCCTGAGCAGACTCAATTCACATTCACTGTCAGTGCTCTCTAAGCGATGACAGCAATGTACTGCTCGACAGAGACAGCTCACTGCCTTGAATCCCTCCAGCCTTCGCAGATTCATCTTCACTCTGATCACCGGATACTTGGCGATCTTTGGAGTTCAGCAAATTCCCTACGAGTTTGAGAATCAGTGGCTTGTTCTGATCCCAGTCCTGATCGTTGTTTATATCATCACCGTGTGGCTGGATGGGATCTTTTTCAAAGATTCTGCTGTGACCACGACAACTGAGCCCAGAACAAAGAAAGTTCAAAAGCAATCATCGAACAAGGGTTTTGGCCAATAACCAGCCAACACTCACAACGGAACGTCAACCAGCTTGGTCTTGCCAATCAATGGCGATTGTGTGTCCATGCATACGACCGCATTCCGACAATGAGGAGAAGGTTGATCTGCGTCTAAGCCATGGGTGGCACGACGAGAAAACTCAGGGGCAGAGCTGGCACTCTGCCTCTTTTTCATGGGCGGCAAGCATAAACATCCAGAACCCGACCGAGATCGGTACTCCGGGTTCCAACCCGATGACAATGGGCCTCGGCGGGTGGAGTTCTTAAAC is from Synechococcus sp. UW179A and encodes:
- a CDS encoding NAD(P)/FAD-dependent oxidoreductase; amino-acid sequence: MPGSALLLNKKADLTVPSRLPSRRTFLRNSIAGMASVPFLTEHWSHARSTQNTRQKKIDRQKVLVLGAGMSGLTAALALHRAGHDVKVIEYQDRVGGRLLSIPLKGGQFSEAGGGHFRSNMPYVLKYIEHFKLPLLSLNDGLPRYLYDGKTAESASLFNWPFDLNKKERNVTVSSTLNHYLFLNGLDTDTVLAAEWPDFDTRKRLDKLTIGEMLKQVGASDAFLKVLDAHGGTFTSSSPALSTIPDLAYHFGDQNLFRIKGGNDQLPKALARELEGHIILNSPVVEISQSTNKVNIRVADGREWSADHLITTIPFTVLKDVKVTPNWSSRKSKMFNEMEWDKTVKVVVQTKTPKWLSHHIHGWPLAGSDQPWERVIDITGNEEGGYGNTFFYLNGANAERLLARPRAIRAQEIVDMFRKDMPDLFDQVEMIKEFAWSEQPWVRGSFGSPPVGGAWMINEWEKAEGRIYFAGDFTTMKSGWVEGAIESGLRAARQIDPQAKPEADPYSWLRTNAEAC